GTTATGAAAACAAAAGCATGATTTGCCCTTCTCTGCCAAGTTTTTTGTACAAAAAACTGGGAACGATCATGGATTTGGCCATTTTTACGGGGCAGGGTCGTCCCCGTAATAGATTTTTGTGCTGTAGGCGGGGCGCTTCAGGATTTTGGCCACATCGCCGCCCAGATAGTCAAACCCGTACGGTGCGATGAAACCCAATCCCGTGACCGCCTTGGCAAAATCATCCGCGGGCACGGTGTGGGATGACATACTGCCACGCGGCGGGAAATGGCGGCCACGGCCCATGTAGCCGTAATGGTGCCGTTCATACCGATCCATCAATTCCAGATCCGCATACCATTCGCGGAACGCTGCGCGTGCGGCGGTGCCGTTTGTGATCGCGGTGGGGTCGGCCGCGGCCACGGCTTCAAATGTTTTTGAAATCATGGCGTAGCAATTGTTCATCGTCTCTGGACAGACGGATGTGTTGTTGTGGGCATCCCATCCGGCGGGGTAGCCCGCTTGTTTCAATTCCCACAATGTCAGCGTGGCGAATGTTTCCGCATCGGCTTCCTTCGCCAGTTGCAGATTCAGGCGGTCATCTTCATCGGTGAAGCCCAGCGCATCGGCGATGAAGCCGCGGCGTTCCTGTTCCAGATGGCGCAATTCATGCGGAATGGCGGCGATATGTTCGCCCTCCGGCAAATCACTGTTTAAAACCAGAACGCCCGTGCCCGTGTAATAAAACGCGTACATGTCCGATGACGGGGTGAAGCAGATCCAGGCCGGACCCTTGTCATAGGTGGCGGCCTGTTCCCAGATGTGACGGCCCAGCGGTGTTTTTTCCATCAGGCTGTTGAGCG
The genomic region above belongs to Micavibrio aeruginosavorus EPB and contains:
- a CDS encoding DUF6782 family putative metallopeptidase — encoded protein: MTPHFRKVRPWRNLITGLSTSTALLLALSAPANDTPLHAQAPTPLYNPDAPAQSFPTHVVGHAQKFDGLCAPVTGPGPSQYANRRVQALNSLMEKTPLGRHIWEQAATYDKGPAWICFTPSSDMYAFYYTGTGVLVLNSDLPEGEHIAAIPHELRHLEQERRGFIADALGFTDEDDRLNLQLAKEADAETFATLTLWELKQAGYPAGWDAHNNTSVCPETMNNCYAMISKTFEAVAAADPTAITNGTAARAAFREWYADLELMDRYERHHYGYMGRGRHFPPRGSMSSHTVPADDFAKAVTGLGFIAPYGFDYLGGDVAKILKRPAYSTKIYYGDDPAP